From Cecembia calidifontis, one genomic window encodes:
- a CDS encoding glycine-rich domain-containing protein has product MNYLSNLDLIERYLSFLFYLRKPVKYSFFSLLLCICIGNNVALGQACDSGCDFIFDTATGGPNIPNNTIPKVICITAANRTGNISLNTQNATVCISENTVFTGTITNTGSNNTINNFGQYGAIGSARSIALGVGVTYNNFGTHIGNVTLNGANSTYNNSGDQTGSVTLNSSTSDYTNSGTQTGNLNLNGGSVINSGQIILNTGNFNSGTSFNNLSTGSVSVSTNVNINNSFDNQGSFQVTGTLILNSSGSLSNSGSVEITGNLTSNSSTLNSQSGTINIGGTLTNNSGTLNIGSGTVAGNTTNNNGNINIFGQLNIGGNLDNNGSGNVSAGNNNQINYLNVGGGISGSGCLNGTEGTLIVNQPPPGCTNGTVAVGGSPSDCLQILTIENGDGTVDRIFRFTCSTGWTIPNNTEEEEIVDEAQVLIVAGGGGGGRGTSAGGGGAGGLIFQNSVSLNPGSTIPVIVGIGGAGSTSTNARGQNGTNSSFLSFTAIGGGGGGSVVNNANRNGAGGGSGGGGARQGSNNGTAGTGEFGQGRNGAGGGAAGSGIRGGGGGGAGGPGEGSNGAGGRDGGPGESYDISGESITYSAGGGASSTGPGNNGDGFGGSSVGGNANGSGALRNGRSPGSGGGATSSGVGGNGANGIVIVRQTFRILPVEYLYFEAAFRRQERVVELRWATGKEWENSHFEIERAVGNVRNWEKIGRIEGRGYSDDPVEYLFKDQKPPLVGGNIFYRLKQVDFNGKFAYSKVISVRVPAMEVINGVWRAFPNPTDGENFRVSLVDRSQYEEEAITLRLVHPMIFTPPQTIASETEMNARIEELVRKMPKGVFVVEIQWGRKVEHIKVLKQ; this is encoded by the coding sequence ATGAATTACCTTTCTAATTTGGACTTAATTGAGCGTTATTTATCTTTTTTATTTTATTTAAGGAAGCCGGTTAAGTATAGTTTCTTTTCTTTGCTTTTATGCATCTGCATCGGGAATAATGTGGCATTAGGCCAAGCTTGTGACAGCGGTTGTGACTTCATTTTTGATACCGCTACAGGAGGCCCGAACATACCTAATAATACTATACCCAAAGTTATCTGTATTACTGCCGCGAATAGAACTGGAAATATCAGCCTCAACACCCAAAATGCAACGGTTTGTATTTCGGAGAATACAGTCTTTACCGGTACCATTACCAATACTGGTTCTAATAACACAATCAATAATTTTGGGCAATATGGAGCTATTGGATCAGCAAGAAGTATTGCTTTAGGAGTAGGGGTAACCTATAATAATTTTGGCACCCATATTGGAAATGTAACATTAAACGGAGCAAATTCTACCTACAATAACTCCGGTGATCAAACAGGTTCGGTCACATTGAATTCTTCTACTTCGGACTACACCAACTCTGGAACCCAGACTGGCAATTTAAACCTAAATGGAGGTTCTGTAATCAATTCAGGTCAAATAATCCTTAATACGGGCAATTTCAATTCTGGAACTTCTTTTAACAACCTTAGTACTGGTTCGGTATCTGTAAGCACTAATGTAAATATCAATAACTCTTTTGATAACCAGGGATCCTTTCAAGTTACAGGTACACTGATTTTAAATAGCTCTGGATCTTTGAGTAATTCAGGGAGTGTTGAAATCACAGGAAACTTGACCAGTAACAGTAGCACTCTTAATTCACAAAGTGGGACAATCAATATTGGTGGTACGCTTACTAATAATAGTGGCACTTTAAATATAGGAAGTGGTACAGTCGCTGGAAATACGACAAATAACAACGGCAATATTAATATTTTTGGACAGCTAAATATTGGTGGAAATTTGGACAATAATGGTAGTGGAAACGTTTCAGCAGGAAATAACAACCAGATCAATTACCTGAATGTCGGGGGCGGAATCAGTGGAAGTGGATGCTTAAATGGCACTGAAGGGACTTTGATTGTAAACCAGCCACCTCCAGGATGTACCAATGGCACTGTAGCAGTGGGAGGATCTCCTTCGGATTGTTTGCAGATCCTTACTATTGAGAATGGCGATGGTACTGTCGATAGGATTTTTAGATTCACTTGTAGTACAGGTTGGACCATTCCAAACAATACCGAGGAAGAAGAAATCGTAGATGAAGCCCAGGTGCTCATTGTAGCAGGAGGCGGTGGAGGAGGAAGAGGAACAAGTGCCGGAGGAGGTGGTGCCGGAGGTTTGATTTTTCAAAATTCAGTATCATTGAATCCTGGTTCAACTATTCCTGTAATTGTTGGAATAGGTGGAGCTGGCTCTACAAGTACTAATGCCAGAGGGCAAAATGGTACAAATTCAAGCTTTTTGAGTTTTACGGCAATTGGAGGTGGCGGTGGCGGATCGGTTGTTAATAATGCAAATAGGAATGGAGCTGGGGGAGGTTCAGGAGGTGGGGGAGCTAGGCAAGGGAGTAATAATGGAACCGCAGGAACTGGTGAGTTTGGCCAAGGAAGAAACGGAGCAGGAGGAGGTGCAGCGGGCTCTGGAATTAGAGGTGGTGGGGGTGGAGGTGCTGGTGGTCCAGGAGAGGGAAGTAATGGAGCAGGAGGAAGAGATGGTGGGCCAGGCGAATCTTATGATATATCAGGTGAATCAATTACATATTCAGCGGGTGGAGGAGCATCTTCAACTGGACCTGGAAATAATGGTGATGGATTTGGAGGTTCCAGTGTAGGTGGAAATGCCAATGGCTCTGGGGCATTAAGAAATGGTAGATCACCAGGTTCAGGTGGAGGAGCTACCTCAAGCGGGGTAGGCGGCAATGGCGCCAACGGTATCGTTATCGTCCGTCAGACTTTTAGGATCCTCCCAGTCGAATACCTTTATTTTGAGGCCGCATTCAGAAGGCAGGAGCGGGTGGTGGAATTAAGATGGGCTACGGGAAAGGAATGGGAAAACTCCCACTTTGAGATAGAGCGTGCAGTAGGCAATGTGAGAAATTGGGAAAAAATCGGTCGTATCGAGGGAAGGGGTTATTCAGATGATCCGGTGGAGTACCTGTTCAAGGATCAGAAGCCTCCATTGGTAGGGGGTAATATCTTTTACCGATTAAAGCAGGTGGATTTTAATGGGAAATTTGCGTACTCTAAGGTGATCTCCGTCAGGGTGCCTGCCATGGAAGTGATCAATGGGGTCTGGAGGGCATTTCCCAATCCTACAGATGGAGAAAACTTCAGGGTCAGTCTGGTAGACCGCTCGCAGTATGAGGAGGAGGCCATTACCTTAAGGTTGGTTCATCCTATGATTTTCACCCCACCACAGACCATCGCTTCAGAAACCGAGATGAATGCTAGAATTGAGGAATTGGTAAGAAAAATGCCCAAAGGAGTATTTGTGGTAGAGATCCAATGGGGAAGAAAAGTGGAACATATCAAAGTATTGAAACAATAA
- a CDS encoding DUF6520 family protein, translated as MNTLIKRLPLLAFVLASAFAFAFTKPVDSSTVRFVPILDGSGQIVGGTPVQPGYSCNTAPTQICTALFLNDDPKEENLIQESIERGVYQPPM; from the coding sequence ATGAATACTTTAATCAAAAGATTACCATTATTAGCATTTGTATTGGCTTCGGCATTTGCGTTTGCATTTACTAAGCCGGTGGACTCGTCCACAGTCAGGTTTGTACCGATTCTTGATGGGTCTGGTCAAATAGTTGGGGGAACACCCGTTCAGCCAGGTTATAGTTGTAACACTGCTCCAACTCAAATCTGTACTGCACTTTTCTTGAATGATGATCCCAAAGAGGAAAATCTAATTCAAGAAAGTATTGAACGAGGTGTTTATCAGCCACCTATGTAA
- a CDS encoding RagB/SusD family nutrient uptake outer membrane protein: protein MSSSEKERADKLKGTALFFRAFAYHQLLELFTPYTRFDGEDSEFGLPLRRSSIVTPNPVRAKVSEVKAFIKSDLSSAVELLPEIEPLKTLPSKQSARALLMRIHFMEGNYNAALELGQVIHANGLSLIDYTQLPLTTANPFGIFNDEVIFHSQLMLYEFYSSPLTFVDLNLLSLYGDNDTRKEVFFIDRGNGGLNFKAFHTGRQFWFGGIDTNEVLLMYIECLIRSGDLNTAEELMNSFLELRIRDFDGISFTGQQQALELVLSERRKELLFRGLRWMDLKRQNHEGLETTLVRDFGEITHTLSPNSQSYVFQIPPHEIDRSDMIQNPR from the coding sequence ATCTCTTCAAGTGAGAAGGAACGTGCGGATAAATTAAAAGGCACAGCATTGTTTTTCCGGGCATTTGCCTATCATCAATTGTTGGAGCTGTTTACTCCCTATACAAGGTTTGATGGAGAAGATTCAGAATTCGGTTTGCCTTTAAGGAGAAGTTCCATTGTTACCCCAAATCCTGTTCGAGCAAAAGTTTCAGAAGTAAAAGCATTTATAAAATCAGATCTTTCAAGCGCTGTTGAACTACTTCCTGAAATCGAGCCTTTAAAAACTTTGCCTTCAAAGCAATCCGCCCGGGCACTCCTCATGCGCATTCATTTTATGGAAGGAAATTACAATGCCGCATTAGAACTGGGACAGGTAATCCACGCAAATGGGTTATCACTTATTGATTATACCCAGTTGCCTCTTACTACAGCCAACCCATTTGGAATATTCAATGATGAAGTGATATTTCACAGTCAGTTGATGCTTTATGAATTTTACAGCTCTCCATTGACCTTTGTTGATCTTAATCTTCTATCCTTATATGGCGACAATGATACCAGAAAAGAAGTATTTTTTATAGACCGGGGTAACGGGGGATTGAATTTCAAAGCCTTCCATACCGGTAGACAATTCTGGTTTGGAGGAATAGATACCAATGAAGTCCTTCTGATGTATATAGAATGTCTCATACGATCAGGAGACCTGAATACCGCTGAAGAGCTGATGAATTCATTCCTTGAATTGAGAATCAGAGATTTTGATGGAATCAGTTTCACTGGTCAGCAGCAGGCATTGGAATTGGTTTTATCGGAAAGAAGAAAAGAACTGTTGTTCCGTGGATTAAGATGGATGGACTTAAAAAGGCAGAATCATGAGGGGCTTGAAACAACCTTGGTGAGAGATTTTGGTGAAATCACACATACGCTGAGCCCAAATAGCCAGTCCTATGTATTTCAGATTCCACCTCACGAGATCGATAGAAGTGATATGATACAAAATCCAAGATAA
- a CDS encoding TonB-dependent receptor — MQSAGNERLYPYAQLADREGNPLPITHEYRRGFVLDSENQGLLDWQYRPLEEIRARDYRTNAIDLRLNLGLDYDIHKNFKVTAAYQFWQNKNSRNQLNPESTYFTRNLINRLTQVGPNGSLSFPIPHGDILEINNSSSFSHQLRGMLSYSNTWKDKHDLSVIAGAEVKDLQGLNNNNRFYGFDSEIGRTSAVDYTSFFRTFHFPLSVTRIPFMQGFSGNVERFTSVFTNAGYTFNNKYLLSFSARKDASNIFGVETNQRGIPLWSAGMGWIISNEDFYGFDYLPHLKLRVTQGYNGNVDRSLSAFTTAEIFGNSFLTGRPFARVQNPPNPNLRWERISISNLALDFEGKNGRVYGSVEYFIKNGSDLIGEEPYPPSTGITLFRGNIAETRASGMDVVLTTQNIRGKFSWNTNFFLSTINEKVTSYELKATAQQYLNFSAIGTMTLPLEGNPLFAVYALPWGGLNPDNGNPRGILDGEPSENYNAILASANPEDLLFMGSSRPTFFGAIRNDFGYKGFNLSFNISYSGGYYFRRESILYGTNRGLGGHLDYTNRWQQPGDELSTQVPSVPEVGSANRDNIYRFSEILVERGDNIRLRDIRLSYRINTTSKRKLPFRDAEIFLYGDNLGLLWKATNDPLDPDFRTTRQLRNFSTGLNITL; from the coding sequence ATGCAGTCGGCTGGTAATGAAAGGCTGTATCCCTACGCCCAGCTGGCTGATCGGGAAGGTAATCCGCTTCCCATTACCCATGAATACAGAAGGGGTTTTGTTTTGGATTCAGAGAACCAAGGACTGCTTGACTGGCAATACAGGCCTCTGGAAGAAATCCGGGCCAGAGATTACCGCACCAACGCCATTGATCTGAGATTGAATCTTGGCCTCGACTATGATATCCATAAAAATTTTAAAGTAACTGCCGCTTATCAGTTTTGGCAGAATAAGAACAGCAGAAATCAGCTCAATCCGGAAAGCACTTATTTTACACGTAACTTGATCAACAGGCTTACACAGGTGGGCCCTAATGGCTCCCTGAGCTTTCCTATTCCTCATGGTGATATTCTAGAAATCAACAACTCCAGTTCATTCAGCCATCAACTAAGGGGAATGTTGAGTTATAGCAATACTTGGAAGGACAAGCATGATTTGTCGGTAATAGCAGGAGCAGAAGTCAAGGATCTTCAGGGACTGAACAACAACAATAGGTTCTATGGATTTGATTCTGAAATCGGAAGAACTTCAGCTGTGGATTATACCTCTTTTTTCCGTACATTCCACTTCCCGCTTTCTGTAACCAGAATCCCGTTCATGCAGGGATTTAGCGGAAATGTAGAAAGGTTTACCTCGGTATTTACCAATGCAGGTTATACTTTCAATAACAAATACCTGCTTTCTTTCAGTGCCAGAAAAGATGCTTCCAATATTTTCGGCGTAGAAACCAACCAAAGAGGGATTCCGCTTTGGTCAGCAGGTATGGGTTGGATCATTTCCAACGAGGATTTTTATGGATTTGATTATCTGCCCCATTTAAAACTGAGGGTTACCCAGGGGTATAACGGTAATGTGGACAGAAGTTTATCTGCATTTACAACAGCAGAAATTTTCGGAAACAGTTTCTTGACCGGAAGACCTTTCGCCAGAGTCCAGAATCCTCCCAATCCAAACCTGAGGTGGGAGAGGATTTCCATTTCAAACCTGGCACTAGATTTTGAAGGAAAGAATGGCAGGGTATATGGCTCAGTGGAATATTTTATCAAAAACGGAAGCGACTTGATCGGAGAAGAGCCTTACCCTCCTTCAACAGGGATTACCCTTTTCAGAGGGAACATTGCCGAAACCAGGGCTTCAGGAATGGATGTGGTGCTGACTACTCAAAACATCAGGGGGAAATTCAGCTGGAACACAAACTTTTTCTTAAGCACCATCAATGAGAAAGTCACTTCTTATGAATTAAAAGCCACTGCACAACAATACCTGAACTTCTCAGCCATCGGCACAATGACACTTCCTCTGGAAGGCAATCCGCTTTTTGCAGTTTATGCGCTCCCTTGGGGAGGACTGAATCCGGATAACGGCAATCCAAGGGGAATTCTAGATGGTGAACCAAGCGAAAACTACAATGCTATTTTGGCCTCTGCCAATCCTGAAGATCTTTTGTTCATGGGTTCTTCAAGACCTACATTCTTTGGAGCAATAAGAAATGATTTCGGATATAAAGGTTTTAACCTTTCTTTTAATATTTCTTATAGCGGAGGTTACTATTTCAGAAGAGAGTCGATTTTGTACGGTACCAACAGGGGATTGGGAGGACATCTGGATTACACCAACAGGTGGCAACAGCCTGGGGATGAGCTTTCGACCCAAGTGCCTTCAGTCCCTGAAGTGGGAAGTGCCAATAGGGACAACATTTACAGGTTTTCAGAAATACTGGTTGAAAGAGGGGATAACATCCGCCTAAGAGATATCAGGTTGAGCTACAGGATCAATACAACAAGTAAAAGAAAATTGCCATTCAGGGATGCTGAGATCTTCCTTTATGGTGACAATCTGGGATTGTTATGGAAAGCCACAAATGATCCATTGGATCCTGACTTCAGAACTACCAGACAACTGAGAAATTTCTCCACGGGCCTGAATATTACACTGTAA
- a CDS encoding IS4 family transposase encodes MSNITLFSQIIKKIERSIFKKLVEEKQTDKGCKGFDSWTHLVSMLFCHFAKSTSVRDISNGLRSATGNLNHLGIAKAPSKSSISYQNKRRDSDLFKELYYGLLKHLGQQASLSRVKLRIKAPVYLLDSTVVSLCLSMFDWATFRTKKGAVKMHTLLDYDGKLPVYVNITEGSMADNKGAYDIPLEKGSVIVADRYYNDFPMLNIWDSKGVFFVIRHKDNLKFSTINERRLPENTAQEVLIDEEIELVNPQSKVKYPGKLRRVAVWDEKNRQTVELITNNFKWSAKTIGDLYRCRWEIEIFFRDIKQLLHIKTFIGTSKNAVMIQIWTALITILLLKVMKATAKFGWHLSNLVAFIRLNIFVKIELQKWLDKPFEDHEKPPQKSQQGVLFPDYR; translated from the coding sequence ATGAGTAATATTACATTGTTTTCTCAGATTATTAAAAAAATCGAGCGTTCAATTTTCAAGAAACTGGTTGAAGAGAAGCAAACGGACAAGGGCTGCAAAGGCTTTGACAGCTGGACGCATTTGGTTTCCATGCTTTTTTGCCATTTTGCCAAAAGTACTTCTGTAAGGGATATTTCAAACGGCCTGCGTTCGGCCACGGGGAACCTCAACCATCTGGGGATTGCCAAGGCACCATCCAAGTCCAGTATCAGTTATCAGAACAAGCGCAGGGACTCTGACCTGTTCAAGGAGCTGTATTACGGGCTTCTGAAGCATTTAGGACAGCAGGCGTCCCTGAGCAGGGTAAAACTACGGATCAAGGCTCCCGTCTATCTGCTCGACTCCACGGTGGTAAGTCTTTGCCTTTCGATGTTTGACTGGGCAACCTTCAGGACCAAAAAGGGTGCTGTAAAGATGCATACGCTTCTGGACTATGACGGGAAACTCCCTGTTTATGTGAATATTACAGAAGGAAGTATGGCAGACAATAAAGGCGCTTATGATATTCCTTTGGAGAAAGGATCCGTTATAGTGGCGGACCGCTATTACAATGACTTTCCGATGCTCAACATTTGGGACAGCAAGGGGGTCTTTTTCGTCATAAGGCACAAGGATAACCTTAAGTTCAGCACAATCAATGAACGTCGACTCCCTGAAAATACTGCACAGGAAGTACTGATAGACGAAGAAATTGAACTGGTAAACCCGCAGTCAAAAGTGAAGTACCCCGGAAAACTCAGAAGAGTGGCTGTATGGGACGAAAAAAACCGACAGACCGTCGAACTGATTACCAATAACTTCAAATGGTCAGCAAAGACAATCGGTGATCTTTACCGGTGCCGATGGGAGATTGAGATCTTCTTCAGGGACATCAAGCAGTTACTCCATATCAAAACCTTTATCGGAACATCGAAAAATGCCGTGATGATCCAGATATGGACCGCGCTGATCACCATTCTGCTCCTAAAAGTGATGAAGGCAACCGCTAAATTCGGATGGCATCTGTCCAATCTGGTTGCATTTATCAGACTGAACATATTCGTTAAAATAGAGCTGCAAAAGTGGCTGGACAAACCCTTTGAAGACCATGAAAAACCTCCTCAAAAAAGCCAACAGGGGGTTCTATTTCCGGATTACAGATAA
- a CDS encoding TonB-dependent receptor plug domain-containing protein, translated as MGAPKEELLLIKLRPQDLSLSEVEIVSTGYQQLPKERATESFVQVENELISRRITTNLIDRLEDITPGLRFNRTGTDPINIRGRDTLFANNRPLVIIDNFPYDGPLENINPNDVESITVLRDAAAASIWGARAGNGVIVINTKRGGFNTPVTVSITSNISTTDRQDAFYRPLMGTQDYISIERDLFNRGFYAGTENSIVRAPLSPVIETLIDARDGRITQQQADNIIEGFSMMDVRNDQCCPK; from the coding sequence GTGGGCGCTCCTAAAGAAGAGCTTCTTTTGATCAAGTTACGACCTCAGGACCTCTCACTTTCAGAGGTGGAAATAGTATCTACTGGATACCAACAGCTACCGAAGGAAAGGGCAACAGAATCTTTTGTACAGGTGGAAAATGAATTGATTTCCAGAAGGATAACTACCAACCTGATTGACAGGTTAGAAGATATCACTCCGGGATTGAGGTTTAACCGGACCGGAACCGACCCGATAAACATCAGGGGTCGGGACACCTTGTTTGCCAACAACAGGCCTTTGGTGATTATCGATAACTTTCCTTACGACGGTCCACTTGAAAATATCAACCCCAATGATGTGGAAAGTATCACAGTTCTGAGGGATGCTGCGGCAGCTTCCATATGGGGTGCCAGAGCAGGAAATGGAGTAATCGTCATCAATACCAAACGTGGGGGATTCAATACTCCTGTCACCGTTTCCATTACCTCAAATATAAGTACCACAGACAGACAGGATGCATTTTACAGGCCCCTGATGGGTACCCAAGACTATATTAGTATTGAGCGAGACCTGTTCAATAGGGGATTCTATGCAGGGACTGAAAACTCCATTGTAAGAGCACCTTTGAGCCCTGTGATAGAAACCCTTATAGATGCCCGTGATGGGAGGATCACTCAACAGCAAGCTGACAATATCATTGAAGGCTTTTCAATGATGGATGTAAGAAATGATCAATGCTGTCCTAAATAA
- a CDS encoding IS3 family transposase: MINHSLNELYRTVGVTKQAVQQAKKRQQAFDLEIAQLVILADELREDHPGCGVEKMYYTLKPEFMGRDQFCEIFMEMGYGIKKIKNYQKTTYAGLYSYPNLIEGMAINRPFQVIQTDITYFYLNGEFYYLVFIIDVYTRIIVGYSVNDNLRTEGNIKAMKMALSTLRYQPWGLIHHSDKGSQYSSKEYTSLLNKNNIHISMGNIAWENPYAERINGIIKNEYLKRWIIKDFSDLKRKVAKAVANYNSIRLHRGFKMKYTPMGFYKNILNLKAQERPTVIVYTEGRKNFLGASSPFEVCPREEPLAHDCPMEIFNEC; the protein is encoded by the coding sequence ATGATAAACCATTCGCTCAATGAACTTTATCGGACTGTTGGAGTAACCAAGCAGGCCGTTCAACAAGCCAAAAAAAGGCAGCAAGCATTCGATCTTGAAATTGCCCAACTGGTAATCCTGGCCGATGAGCTCAGGGAAGACCATCCAGGATGTGGGGTCGAAAAAATGTATTATACATTGAAACCCGAATTCATGGGAAGGGATCAATTCTGTGAAATTTTCATGGAAATGGGATATGGTATCAAAAAAATAAAAAACTACCAGAAAACCACTTACGCAGGCCTTTATTCTTATCCAAACCTTATCGAAGGTATGGCCATAAACAGACCTTTTCAGGTCATCCAAACCGATATCACTTACTTTTACCTCAATGGTGAATTCTATTATTTGGTCTTCATTATTGATGTTTATACCAGGATCATCGTGGGATATTCGGTCAACGACAACTTGCGCACAGAAGGTAATATCAAAGCTATGAAAATGGCCCTCAGTACTTTGAGATACCAGCCTTGGGGCCTGATCCACCACTCAGATAAAGGTTCCCAGTACAGTAGTAAAGAATACACCTCCTTGCTCAACAAAAACAATATCCATATCAGTATGGGAAATATCGCATGGGAAAACCCCTACGCAGAACGAATCAATGGAATCATAAAAAATGAATACCTCAAAAGGTGGATAATCAAAGATTTCAGCGACCTGAAAAGAAAAGTGGCGAAAGCTGTAGCCAACTACAACAGCATAAGACTACACAGGGGATTTAAAATGAAATACACCCCCATGGGATTTTATAAAAATATACTAAATTTAAAAGCCCAAGAAAGACCGACGGTGATTGTTTATACCGAAGGAAGAAAAAACTTCTTAGGGGCATCGAGCCCCTTCGAAGTTTGCCCAAGAGAAGAACCTCTGGCTCATGATTGCCCGATGGAAATATTTAATGAATGTTGA